A part of Anaerolineales bacterium genomic DNA contains:
- the mraZ gene encoding division/cell wall cluster transcriptional repressor MraZ: protein MFLGEYRHSIDNKDRLTIPARYRELLDEGAFILRGFDRNLMVLTTKAFEAITNHINQMSVTDPLARSLRRLIIGSASRVDIDKAGRILIPDFLCQKTGISCEKEVVLVGQGNYFEVWSSDEWALQQQALDEAEANTERFKVLDLSTSSG from the coding sequence ATGTTTTTGGGTGAGTACCGACACAGCATTGACAATAAAGATCGCCTGACTATCCCCGCTCGGTACCGCGAGCTATTAGATGAAGGGGCATTCATTTTGCGCGGGTTCGATCGCAACCTGATGGTACTCACCACGAAAGCATTTGAAGCTATCACCAACCACATCAACCAGATGAGCGTGACCGACCCCTTAGCGCGTTCATTGCGCAGGTTGATCATTGGGTCAGCCTCACGGGTCGATATCGATAAGGCTGGCCGTATCCTGATCCCCGATTTTCTGTGCCAGAAAACCGGGATATCCTGTGAGAAGGAAGTAGTGCTTGTTGGCCAGGGTAATTATTTTGAAGTATGGTCATCAGATGAATGGGCACTCCAACAACAAGCGCTAGATGAAGCTGAAGCCAATACCGAGCGATTTAAAGTGTTAGATCTATCGACTAGTTCCGGATAA
- a CDS encoding aminotransferase, whose protein sequence is MSTSHTHNFSPLFVGLDAIIPLLDGTHRCYINLDNAASTPPLKAVQHAVDDFLVYYSSVHRGTGFKSLLSTYSYEQARAIIMDFVGVNATDHTCIFGKNTTEAINKLARRLPLEGKRRIILTTGMEHHSNDLPWRAASQVIHVKLTPDGRLDEQDFDQQLFRYADEIALVTLTGASNVTGFLNPIHALAEKVHAVGALFMVDCAQLAPHRKIDMRSLDDPTHLDFITISAHKLYAPFGTGALIGRKDVFEQGDPDLTGGGTVEIVTLDSVVWTSPPERDEAGSPNVVGAVALAAAIRQLESVGMDAVAAHEADLTRYTLQKLNSLEDCLVFGDTDPLHAIDRLGVIPLQLKNIPHFLAAAVLGYEFGIGVRSGCFCAHPYILHLLGLSPEQAAQVRLRMLAGDKSEMPGLIRASFGLYNTLEEVDILIDALERISRGDYKGKYTQDKSTGEYSPVDWKIDYSDYYRL, encoded by the coding sequence ATGTCCACCTCTCACACCCACAATTTCAGTCCGCTTTTCGTTGGCCTTGATGCCATCATCCCTCTGCTGGATGGCACCCATCGCTGTTATATCAACCTGGATAATGCGGCTTCCACACCGCCCCTGAAAGCCGTCCAGCATGCTGTGGACGACTTTTTGGTTTATTACAGCAGCGTGCACCGCGGCACAGGCTTCAAAAGCCTGCTATCGACATATTCATATGAACAAGCACGGGCTATCATCATGGATTTTGTGGGGGTGAACGCGACTGATCATACCTGTATATTCGGCAAGAACACTACCGAAGCAATCAACAAGCTGGCCCGCAGGCTACCACTTGAGGGCAAACGCCGGATCATCCTGACCACCGGGATGGAGCATCACTCCAATGACCTTCCCTGGCGGGCAGCCTCTCAGGTCATTCACGTCAAGCTAACCCCGGACGGGCGCTTGGATGAGCAGGACTTTGACCAGCAACTCTTCCGCTACGCGGATGAGATTGCGCTGGTCACCCTCACCGGGGCCAGCAACGTCACCGGATTTTTGAATCCGATACACGCCCTGGCAGAGAAGGTCCATGCTGTGGGAGCATTGTTCATGGTGGATTGCGCCCAGCTGGCTCCCCACCGTAAAATCGATATGCGGTCTCTGGATGATCCAACCCACCTGGATTTCATTACCATCTCTGCGCATAAGTTGTACGCCCCGTTTGGCACCGGGGCTTTGATCGGCCGCAAAGATGTTTTCGAGCAGGGTGATCCCGACCTGACCGGAGGTGGCACCGTCGAAATCGTCACCCTCGACAGCGTCGTCTGGACCTCACCACCCGAGCGCGACGAAGCGGGTAGCCCCAATGTCGTGGGTGCCGTGGCCCTCGCCGCGGCCATTCGCCAGCTGGAATCTGTGGGGATGGATGCTGTGGCAGCCCATGAAGCCGACCTTACCCGATATACCCTTCAAAAACTAAACTCCCTGGAAGATTGCCTGGTCTTCGGCGATACCGATCCTTTGCACGCCATTGATCGGTTGGGCGTGATTCCCCTACAGTTAAAAAATATCCCCCATTTCCTGGCTGCAGCAGTGCTTGGTTATGAATTCGGCATAGGAGTGCGCAGCGGCTGTTTCTGCGCCCATCCCTATATCCTTCACCTGCTGGGGTTAAGCCCTGAACAAGCCGCCCAGGTCCGCCTGCGTATGCTCGCTGGTGATAAATCGGAGATGCCCGGATTGATCCGCGCTTCCTTTGGCTTGTACAACACGCTCGAAGAAGTTGACATCCTCATTGACGCACTTGAGCGCATATCCCGAGGTGACTACAAGGGTAAGTACACACAAGACAAGTCCACTGGTGAATACTCACCCGTGGACTGGAAGATCGACTATTCGGATTATTACCGGCTCTGA
- a CDS encoding phospho-N-acetylmuramoyl-pentapeptide-transferase has translation MRESAYALALAGFSFMLTIIWGEPLLRILRHLKIGESIRVDGPQRHISKSGTPTMGGVLFILPVLLITLLFNGASLLGFTMLGKSIFLPMGTMIAFGLLGSFDDWKKLRGNHSDVRGLRARDKFIIQIFMGVVISIGLRYVLQAPEVYLPWMNREFSLGYWYIPLATFLIVGFCNAVNFTDGLDGLAGMISATCFAAFGMIALLQGQLFLARFCFTLVGALFGFLWFNVHPALLIMGDVGALALGATLAVVALMTGQWILLPIIAIIPLSEMVSVVLQVSYFKLTKGKRLFKMTPLHHHFELLGWSETQVVQRFWLIGLLAAIIGAAIAIG, from the coding sequence ATGAGAGAAAGCGCTTATGCATTAGCCCTGGCGGGGTTCTCCTTCATGCTGACAATTATTTGGGGTGAACCGTTGCTGCGCATCCTGCGCCACCTGAAAATTGGCGAATCGATCCGCGTGGATGGTCCGCAGAGACACATTTCCAAATCTGGCACGCCTACGATGGGTGGAGTTCTATTCATCTTGCCGGTGTTACTTATCACACTGCTATTCAACGGTGCTTCGCTACTCGGTTTTACCATGCTGGGTAAATCGATCTTCCTGCCCATGGGGACGATGATCGCGTTTGGGTTGTTAGGATCGTTCGATGATTGGAAAAAGCTACGTGGAAATCACAGTGATGTGCGTGGCTTACGCGCCAGGGATAAGTTTATAATTCAAATTTTCATGGGGGTTGTTATCTCGATTGGCCTACGTTATGTGCTGCAGGCACCGGAGGTTTACCTGCCCTGGATGAATCGTGAATTTTCGCTCGGGTATTGGTATATTCCCTTAGCGACGTTCCTTATTGTCGGGTTCTGCAATGCGGTGAATTTTACTGATGGCCTGGACGGCCTGGCTGGAATGATCTCGGCGACCTGTTTCGCTGCCTTCGGGATGATCGCCCTGCTGCAAGGCCAGCTATTCCTGGCACGCTTCTGTTTCACCCTGGTAGGCGCATTATTCGGTTTTTTGTGGTTCAATGTCCACCCGGCCCTACTGATCATGGGCGATGTGGGGGCCCTGGCACTTGGTGCCACCCTGGCCGTGGTGGCTCTCATGACTGGCCAATGGATTTTATTACCCATTATTGCCATCATCCCCTTGAGCGAGATGGTCAGCGTGGTGTTGCAAGTGAGTTATTTTAAGCTTACCAAGGGTAAGCGGTTATTTAAGATGACACCTCTTCACCACCATTTTGAACTGCTGGGATGGAGTGAAACCCAGGTTGTGCAGCGCTTTTGGTTAATCGGTTTGTTGGCTGCGATTATTGGAGCAGCTATAGCGATCGGATAA
- a CDS encoding NADP-dependent malic enzyme (NADP-dependent; catalyzes the oxidative decarboxylation of malate to form pyruvate; decarboxylates oxaloacetate) translates to MTRVTREEALEYHHLDGKPGKISVVPTKPMETQRDLSLAYTPGVAVPVLDIEKAPELAYEYTSKGNLVAVITNGTAILGLGDRGALASKPVMEGKGVLFKRFADVDVFDIEVNSHDPEVVIQTAAAIAPTFGGINLEDIKAPECFYIEETLKGMLDIPVFHDDQHGTAIISGAALVNGLEIVGKKLGEVHITISGAGASAISCAELMIRLGARRENIVLVDTRGVVYKGRTDGMNKYKELLANDTDKRTLAEAVRDADVFYGLSIADILTPEMVKTMAERPLIFAMANPDPEIKYELAKEARADAIVATGRSDYPNQINNVLGFPFIFRGALDVRAKAINEEMKVAASKALAGLTKEDVPDSVLRAYGLDSLKFGPEYIIPKPLDPRVMLWESPAVAEAAMQSGVARKPIDLQEYRQQLTYRQGMGEQVRYYIMSTAKAASPKKRIVFAEGEETKIIRAAAQILDEGIGIPILVGREWVIRGKLQSLGLDDDMLIVDPENFPRSEIYAEAYSKIRQRKGVTIWHARRRILEPNVFTAMMVKMGDADASVSGLTFDYPDVIRPALRIHHTQPGKRITAGVYIMIIGKRTYLFTDATVNIDPSAEDLADIAFLVADFARQLQIEPRVALLSFSNFGSTPHPFSEKVRQAVEMIKQRGADFPVDGEMQADTAVVPELIDQRYPFSQVKDANILVFPSLEAANIAYKLLARLGNAQAIGPILLGVGAPVHVLQTGDDVRNIVNIAAVAVMDAASR, encoded by the coding sequence ATGACCAGAGTCACACGAGAAGAAGCACTTGAATACCACCACCTGGATGGAAAACCAGGCAAAATATCAGTTGTTCCCACCAAACCGATGGAAACCCAGCGCGACCTAAGCCTGGCTTACACGCCAGGAGTAGCAGTCCCGGTTTTGGATATCGAGAAAGCCCCTGAGCTGGCTTACGAGTACACCTCGAAGGGGAACCTGGTAGCCGTCATCACCAATGGGACGGCGATCCTGGGTTTGGGTGACCGGGGTGCCCTGGCATCAAAACCTGTGATGGAAGGTAAGGGGGTACTGTTCAAGCGCTTTGCGGATGTAGATGTCTTTGACATTGAGGTGAACTCGCACGACCCGGAGGTAGTCATCCAGACAGCGGCTGCTATCGCACCCACCTTTGGTGGGATCAATCTCGAAGACATCAAGGCACCCGAATGTTTTTATATAGAAGAAACCCTGAAGGGCATGCTGGATATCCCGGTTTTCCACGATGACCAGCACGGCACGGCGATCATATCCGGAGCAGCCCTGGTCAATGGCCTGGAAATTGTGGGTAAGAAACTCGGTGAAGTCCATATCACCATCTCCGGAGCGGGTGCATCTGCCATCTCCTGTGCTGAGCTGATGATCCGCCTAGGCGCCAGGCGGGAAAATATCGTGTTGGTGGATACGCGTGGGGTGGTTTATAAAGGCCGCACAGATGGAATGAATAAGTATAAGGAACTCCTGGCTAATGATACAGATAAGCGGACTTTAGCTGAAGCTGTGCGGGATGCAGATGTTTTTTATGGGCTGTCGATCGCTGATATCCTCACCCCAGAGATGGTCAAGACTATGGCAGAGCGGCCGCTGATCTTCGCCATGGCGAACCCTGACCCTGAAATCAAGTATGAGCTGGCCAAGGAAGCCCGAGCGGATGCCATTGTCGCCACCGGAAGGTCAGATTACCCCAACCAGATCAATAATGTGCTTGGGTTCCCGTTCATTTTCCGGGGAGCATTGGATGTACGTGCCAAAGCAATTAATGAGGAAATGAAGGTGGCTGCTTCGAAAGCCCTTGCAGGTCTGACTAAGGAGGACGTCCCTGACAGTGTTTTAAGAGCCTATGGGCTCGACTCACTCAAGTTCGGCCCTGAGTATATCATTCCCAAGCCGCTCGACCCGCGCGTGATGCTGTGGGAGAGCCCTGCAGTGGCCGAGGCAGCCATGCAGAGCGGGGTGGCTCGCAAACCGATCGACCTGCAGGAATACCGCCAGCAGCTGACCTACCGGCAAGGCATGGGTGAACAGGTACGCTACTACATCATGAGCACTGCCAAAGCAGCCTCACCTAAAAAGCGCATCGTCTTCGCTGAAGGTGAGGAGACTAAAATCATCCGGGCTGCCGCCCAGATCCTGGATGAAGGCATCGGCATACCCATCCTGGTGGGTCGAGAATGGGTCATCCGCGGTAAACTCCAGTCCTTGGGGTTGGATGACGATATGCTGATCGTAGACCCAGAGAACTTCCCTCGCTCTGAAATATATGCCGAGGCTTATAGCAAAATCCGCCAGCGGAAGGGGGTTACGATCTGGCATGCTCGGCGTCGTATCCTCGAGCCGAATGTGTTTACCGCCATGATGGTCAAGATGGGGGATGCAGATGCGTCAGTATCAGGCCTGACGTTCGATTACCCGGATGTCATCCGACCTGCGCTGCGCATCCACCACACCCAACCTGGGAAGCGCATTACTGCTGGTGTTTATATTATGATCATTGGCAAGCGTACCTACCTGTTTACTGATGCAACCGTCAATATCGATCCAAGCGCTGAAGACCTGGCAGATATCGCCTTCCTGGTGGCAGACTTTGCCCGGCAGCTGCAGATTGAGCCGCGCGTAGCGCTATTATCTTTTTCCAATTTCGGCAGCACACCTCACCCATTCTCCGAGAAAGTCCGCCAGGCAGTCGAAATGATCAAGCAGCGTGGGGCGGATTTCCCCGTGGACGGTGAGATGCAAGCGGATACAGCCGTGGTGCCTGAGCTGATCGACCAGCGCTACCCTTTCAGCCAGGTGAAGGACGCCAACATCCTGGTGTTCCCCTCGCTGGAGGCTGCCAACATCGCCTATAAGCTGTTAGCCAGGTTGGGCAATGCCCAGGCGATCGGCCCCATTTTGCTGGGGGTGGGGGCGCCGGTCCATGTGCTTCAGACGGGTGATGATGTGAGAAATATCGTCAACATCGCGGCTGTAGCTGTGATGGATGCAGCCAGCCGGTAG
- the modB gene encoding molybdate ABC transporter permease subunit, with product MRQEDFHTEKSPKSNRPGWEFILPSLLLVSLIGLPILALIWRSAGIKFFNYALSESALNALKLSLLTSMICVAITLVTGTPLAYVLAHWKFRGKALLDILVHLPIVLPPSLAGIALLLAFGREGLFGPWLNAVGINLPFTTAAVVIAQIFVSAPFLVLSARIGFAAIDPQLDEAANVEGASSWHIFQHIMIPMASRGILTGVILTWARALGEFGATLLFAGNLQGTTQTMPLAIYVGFEQDLGIAIVLSILLLIVSLILLILLRKLEFGSQ from the coding sequence ATGCGACAGGAAGATTTCCACACTGAAAAGAGTCCGAAGAGCAACCGACCTGGATGGGAGTTTATCCTTCCCAGCCTGCTGCTGGTTAGCCTGATTGGGTTGCCGATCCTGGCATTGATCTGGCGGTCAGCAGGCATAAAATTTTTCAATTATGCGCTCTCCGAAAGTGCACTCAATGCCCTTAAATTAAGCCTGCTGACCAGTATGATCTGTGTAGCCATCACCCTGGTTACAGGAACGCCGCTGGCTTACGTGCTGGCCCATTGGAAATTCCGGGGTAAAGCACTGCTCGACATCCTGGTCCACCTGCCGATTGTTCTACCTCCATCGCTGGCAGGCATTGCCCTGCTGCTGGCCTTCGGACGCGAAGGGCTGTTCGGACCCTGGTTGAATGCCGTAGGCATCAACCTGCCATTCACCACGGCCGCGGTAGTGATTGCCCAGATATTTGTTTCCGCTCCTTTCCTGGTGCTCTCGGCACGCATAGGATTCGCGGCGATCGACCCCCAATTAGACGAAGCTGCCAATGTTGAAGGGGCGAGCAGCTGGCATATCTTCCAGCATATCATGATACCCATGGCCAGCCGGGGCATCCTGACCGGCGTTATCCTCACCTGGGCACGGGCTTTGGGGGAGTTCGGGGCGACCTTATTATTTGCAGGTAACCTGCAAGGCACCACGCAAACCATGCCACTGGCGATCTATGTTGGGTTTGAGCAGGACCTAGGGATCGCCATCGTGCTTTCGATCCTTTTGCTGATCGTCTCATTGATCCTGCTCATATTATTGCGGAAGCTTGAATTCGGTTCCCAATAA
- the modA gene encoding molybdate ABC transporter substrate-binding protein, which translates to MHRRLVMLSLWLVIVLSGCSGLKVVQGSVTDNTQVDSAATHGASQNALSSSSSLTVFAAASLTGAFQEMAANFEKANPGVNIQLNLAGSQILSTQIAQGAPADIFASADHKNMDRLVEAGLVMTDTIKDFAINQLVVILPEGNPANVVTLSDLVRPNLKIVLADETVPAGKYARQVLANLGADPAYGPDFDTRVLANVVSNETDVKQVVTKVELGEADVGIVYTSDAIAASNLPTIPIPDAYNITARYPIAVLAESQHQNLAEAFIEYILSAEGQAVLNRWGFNQPRP; encoded by the coding sequence ATGCATAGGCGTTTGGTGATGCTCAGTTTATGGTTGGTAATTGTGCTATCAGGCTGTTCTGGTCTGAAGGTTGTTCAAGGGTCAGTGACTGATAACACTCAAGTGGATTCAGCGGCGACTCATGGTGCATCCCAGAACGCTCTATCGTCGTCCTCGTCACTCACGGTGTTCGCTGCCGCCTCACTCACCGGAGCATTCCAGGAGATGGCAGCTAATTTTGAAAAAGCTAACCCAGGCGTAAACATCCAATTGAATCTGGCAGGTTCGCAAATCCTGAGTACACAGATTGCCCAGGGTGCCCCGGCCGATATCTTCGCCTCGGCTGATCACAAGAACATGGATCGCCTGGTGGAAGCTGGCCTGGTGATGACTGATACCATCAAAGACTTTGCTATCAACCAGCTGGTGGTCATCCTGCCCGAGGGAAATCCTGCGAATGTGGTCACACTGAGCGACCTTGTAAGACCCAACTTGAAAATCGTGCTGGCAGATGAAACCGTCCCCGCAGGTAAATATGCCCGACAGGTCCTCGCAAATCTGGGCGCCGACCCAGCTTATGGGCCAGATTTTGACACCAGAGTGCTCGCGAACGTCGTATCGAATGAAACGGATGTGAAGCAGGTGGTGACCAAGGTTGAATTAGGAGAAGCAGACGTGGGGATCGTTTACACCAGTGATGCCATCGCAGCATCCAACCTGCCTACCATCCCAATTCCGGATGCATATAACATCACGGCCAGGTACCCAATCGCCGTCCTGGCAGAATCCCAGCACCAGAACCTGGCTGAGGCTTTTATTGAGTATATCCTCTCTGCTGAAGGGCAGGCAGTCTTGAACAGGTGGGGCTTCAACCAACCCAGGCCATAA
- a CDS encoding UDP-N-acetylmuramoylalanyl-D-glutamyl-2, 6-diaminopimelate--D-alanyl-D-alanine ligase: protein MCGWRSPPAHNGVQLWLHLSFAIWFNAWWFSWISHRTASGKAWQITKDLLVILLADVLEALTGIRPANAAIEIPAAEIDSRQAVPGCLFVALPGEHHDGHDFVAEAFESGARVALVKRDLRGQFNTIDLRQTPSQEELEKKLSELDGSFCLLVDEPLTALQEAARFWRKKLPVEVIGITGSVGKSTTKEVVAEVLSQRYVTLKNKGNLNNEIGLPLTMLSLTEQHERAVLEMGFYIPGEINFLCDLASPHIGVVTNIGTVHASRAGSQEDIARGKAELVEALPEDGHAILNYDDLLVRAMASNTKAHVFFYGMDSSIDLWADNVESLGLEGIRFLLHYRQQVNRPAEVLQLRVPLIGRHSVQTALRAAAVGLVDGLTWQEIVSGLRSASTELSLMAVRTENGALILDDTYNASPESMLAALNLLHDLEGRRVAVLGDMLELGQYERHGHQMVGIRAAEVVDELITLGERAKIIAEAALDAGLPAEKITILESAEQVIQYLQPNLNSGDIVLVKGSNLMRMDRIVSALEYPV, encoded by the coding sequence ATGTGTGGCTGGAGAAGCCCACCAGCTCACAATGGGGTTCAGTTGTGGCTGCACCTGTCTTTCGCGATATGGTTCAACGCCTGGTGGTTCTCATGGATATCCCACCGGACAGCGTCAGGGAAAGCCTGGCAAATCACTAAGGATCTACTTGTGATCTTATTGGCTGATGTTCTCGAAGCTTTGACAGGTATACGGCCTGCGAACGCCGCCATTGAAATCCCCGCTGCGGAGATCGACTCACGCCAGGCAGTGCCGGGATGCCTGTTTGTGGCTCTTCCCGGAGAACATCATGATGGGCATGATTTTGTTGCTGAGGCGTTTGAGTCAGGTGCCAGGGTTGCCCTGGTAAAGCGTGACTTACGCGGCCAATTCAATACGATTGACCTGAGGCAAACACCCAGCCAGGAAGAGCTTGAGAAGAAACTGAGTGAGCTGGATGGCTCGTTCTGCCTGCTGGTGGATGAGCCCCTAACGGCGCTGCAAGAAGCGGCAAGGTTCTGGCGGAAAAAGCTCCCTGTTGAAGTGATCGGCATCACGGGCAGTGTGGGTAAATCCACCACCAAGGAAGTTGTGGCGGAAGTCCTGAGCCAGCGTTATGTCACCTTGAAGAACAAGGGTAATTTGAACAACGAAATCGGCTTGCCGCTGACAATGCTCAGCCTGACCGAGCAGCATGAGCGGGCGGTGTTGGAGATGGGGTTCTACATCCCCGGTGAGATCAACTTTCTTTGTGACCTGGCATCACCCCACATAGGAGTGGTGACGAATATTGGTACCGTACATGCCTCCCGGGCTGGGAGCCAGGAGGACATCGCCAGGGGTAAGGCAGAGCTGGTTGAAGCCCTCCCTGAAGATGGGCATGCCATCCTGAACTATGACGACCTGCTGGTGAGAGCGATGGCAAGCAATACAAAGGCGCACGTCTTTTTCTATGGGATGGACAGCTCGATTGACCTTTGGGCTGACAACGTGGAAAGCCTGGGGCTGGAAGGCATCCGCTTTCTCCTGCATTATCGCCAGCAGGTAAATCGCCCCGCGGAAGTTTTGCAGCTGCGCGTGCCGTTGATTGGCCGGCATTCGGTGCAGACTGCCCTGCGCGCGGCTGCAGTTGGGTTGGTGGACGGATTGACCTGGCAAGAGATCGTCAGCGGCTTACGCTCAGCCAGCACTGAGCTGAGTCTTATGGCGGTCCGGACAGAGAACGGTGCCCTGATCCTGGATGATACCTACAATGCCTCGCCTGAATCGATGCTGGCAGCCCTCAATCTGCTGCATGACCTGGAAGGACGGAGGGTGGCTGTGCTGGGTGATATGCTTGAGCTGGGGCAGTACGAGCGGCATGGGCACCAGATGGTGGGTATCCGCGCGGCAGAAGTGGTGGATGAGCTGATCACCTTAGGAGAGCGTGCCAAGATCATCGCGGAAGCAGCCCTGGATGCAGGATTACCTGCTGAAAAAATCACCATCCTGGAAAGTGCCGAGCAGGTCATCCAGTACCTGCAACCCAACTTGAATTCAGGCGATATCGTGCTTGTAAAAGGTTCAAACTTGATGAGAATGGACCGCATTGTTTCTGCTTTGGAGTACCCTGTATGA
- a CDS encoding 16S rRNA (cytosine(1402)-N(4))-methyltransferase yields MTHQPVLYNEIIHAMQPQRGGLYVDGTLGAGGHAWGLLQQSSPDGQLLGLDLDPHALRLAADRLAGYGDRVHLVQASYATLGDQLKALGWVQVDGILLDLGLSSMQLDTPERGFSFQVDAPLDMRFDPLGSTTAADLVNQLDENELASILYQYGEERNAHQVARAIVKARPVTTTAQLANLVSRVTGGGKSGIHPATRTFQALRIAVNGELDALEAFLPQTLSVLKPGGRLAIIAFHSLEDRLVKQFMRTESKDCICPPRQPICTCGHKAALREIYKKPVRPQDDEIRENPRSRSARLRVAERLERKI; encoded by the coding sequence ATGACACACCAACCAGTACTTTACAATGAAATTATACACGCGATGCAACCTCAGAGGGGAGGTCTGTACGTGGATGGTACCCTTGGGGCTGGTGGGCATGCCTGGGGTCTCCTCCAACAAAGCAGCCCGGATGGCCAGCTTCTCGGTCTCGACCTGGACCCGCACGCACTGCGGCTGGCGGCAGACAGGTTAGCCGGATACGGTGATCGGGTTCATCTGGTGCAGGCTTCCTACGCAACCCTCGGAGATCAGCTGAAAGCCCTGGGATGGGTGCAAGTAGATGGGATCCTGCTTGACCTGGGCTTATCATCCATGCAGCTGGATACGCCGGAGCGGGGTTTCTCGTTCCAGGTGGATGCTCCCCTTGACATGCGTTTTGACCCCCTGGGCAGCACGACCGCTGCGGACCTGGTGAACCAGCTGGACGAGAATGAATTGGCGAGCATCCTCTACCAGTATGGTGAAGAGCGGAATGCCCACCAGGTTGCCAGAGCAATCGTCAAGGCCAGGCCGGTCACTACCACCGCCCAGCTGGCGAACCTGGTGAGCCGGGTGACAGGTGGCGGGAAAAGTGGCATCCATCCAGCCACTCGAACATTCCAGGCCTTACGCATCGCAGTGAATGGAGAGCTGGATGCACTCGAAGCGTTCTTGCCACAGACGCTCAGCGTGCTGAAGCCGGGAGGCAGGCTGGCGATTATCGCCTTCCACTCACTGGAGGACCGCCTGGTCAAGCAGTTCATGCGGACGGAGAGCAAGGATTGTATTTGCCCACCCCGTCAACCGATTTGTACCTGCGGTCATAAGGCAGCCTTGCGGGAAATTTACAAGAAACCTGTTCGTCCGCAAGATGATGAAATCCGAGAAAACCCTCGCTCCCGCAGTGCCCGATTAAGGGTCGCGGAAAGGTTAGAAAGAAAAATTTAA